From the genome of Pseudomonas yamanorum, one region includes:
- the ileS gene encoding isoleucine--tRNA ligase — MTDYKATLNLPDTAFPMKAGLPQREPQILQRWDSIGLYGKLREIGKDRPKFVLHDGPPYANGTIHIGHALNKILKDMIVRSKTLSGFDAPYVPGWDCHGLPIEHKVEVTYGKNLGADKTRELCRAYATEQIEGQKSEFIRLGVLGDWANPYKTMDFKNEAGEIRALAEIVKGGFVFKGLKPVNWCFDCGSALAEAEVEYEDKKSSTIDVAFPIADEAKLAEAFGLASLAKPASIVIWTTTPWTIPANQALNVHPEFTYALVDVGDKLLVLAEELVESCLARYNLQGSVIATTTGSALELINFRHPFYDRLSPIYLAEYVELGAGTGVVHCSPAYGVDDFVICKQYGLVNDDIINPVQSNGVYSPSLEFFGGQFIFKANPAIVDKLAEVGALLHTETITHSYMHCWRHKTPLIYRATAQWFIGMDKEPTSGETLRKRAIKAIEDTKFVPAWGQARLHSMIANRPDWCISRQRNWGVPIPFFLNKESGELHPRTVELMEVVAQRVEQEGIEAWFKLDAAELLGDEAPLYDKISDTLDVWFDSGTTHWHVLRGSHPMGHETGPRADLYLEGSDQHRGWFHSSLLTGCAIDDHAPYRELLTHGFTVDENGRKMSKSLGNVIAPQKVNDTLGADIMRLWVASTDYSGEMAVSEQILQRSADAYRRIRNTARFMLSNLTGFNPATDILPAEEMLALDRWAVDRTLLLQRELQEHYGEYRFWNVYSKIHNFCVQELGGFYLDIIKDRQYTTGANSKARRSAQTALYHISEALVRWIAPILAFTADELWEYLPGERNESVMLNTWYEGLTELPADFELGREYWEGVMAVKVAVNKELEVQRAAKAVGGNLQAEVTLFAEEGLTADLAKLSNELRFVLITSTASLAPFTQAPADAVATEVPGLKLKVVKSSFAKCARCWHCREDVGVNPEHPEICGRCVDNISGAGEVRHYA, encoded by the coding sequence ATGACCGACTATAAAGCCACGCTAAACCTTCCGGACACCGCCTTCCCAATGAAGGCCGGCCTGCCACAGCGCGAACCGCAGATCCTGCAGCGCTGGGACAGTATTGGCCTGTACGGAAAGTTGCGCGAGATTGGCAAGGATCGTCCGAAATTCGTCCTGCACGACGGCCCTCCTTATGCCAACGGTACGATTCATATCGGTCATGCGCTGAACAAGATTCTCAAGGACATGATCGTTCGCTCGAAAACCCTTTCGGGCTTCGACGCGCCTTATGTCCCGGGCTGGGACTGCCACGGCCTGCCGATCGAACACAAAGTCGAAGTGACCTACGGCAAGAACCTGGGCGCGGACAAAACCCGCGAACTGTGCCGTGCCTACGCCACCGAGCAGATCGAAGGGCAGAAGTCCGAATTCATCCGCCTGGGTGTATTGGGCGACTGGGCCAACCCGTACAAGACCATGGACTTCAAGAACGAGGCCGGTGAAATCCGCGCCTTGGCCGAGATCGTCAAGGGCGGTTTCGTGTTCAAGGGCCTCAAGCCCGTGAACTGGTGCTTCGATTGCGGCTCGGCCCTGGCTGAAGCAGAAGTCGAGTACGAAGACAAAAAGTCCTCGACCATCGACGTCGCCTTCCCGATCGCCGACGAAGCCAAACTGGCTGAAGCCTTCGGTCTGGCGAGCCTGGCCAAGCCAGCCTCCATCGTGATCTGGACCACCACCCCGTGGACCATCCCGGCCAACCAGGCGCTGAACGTGCACCCGGAATTCACCTACGCCCTGGTGGACGTCGGTGACAAGCTGCTGGTGCTGGCTGAAGAGCTGGTCGAGTCGTGCCTTGCCCGCTACAACCTGCAAGGCTCGGTGATCGCGACCACCACCGGCTCCGCGCTGGAACTGATCAACTTCCGTCACCCGTTCTACGACCGTCTGTCGCCAATCTACCTGGCCGAGTACGTTGAACTGGGCGCTGGCACCGGCGTGGTTCACTGCTCGCCTGCCTATGGCGTAGACGACTTCGTGATCTGCAAGCAGTACGGCCTGGTCAACGACGACATCATCAATCCAGTGCAAAGCAACGGCGTCTACTCGCCGTCCCTGGAATTCTTCGGTGGCCAGTTCATCTTCAAGGCCAACCCGGCGATCGTCGACAAGCTGGCTGAAGTCGGTGCGCTGCTGCACACCGAAACCATCACCCACAGCTACATGCACTGCTGGCGTCACAAAACCCCGCTGATCTACCGCGCCACCGCGCAGTGGTTTATCGGTATGGACAAAGAGCCGACCAGCGGCGAAACCCTGCGCAAGCGCGCGATCAAGGCGATCGAAGACACCAAGTTCGTTCCGGCCTGGGGTCAGGCGCGCCTGCACTCGATGATCGCCAACCGTCCGGACTGGTGCATCTCACGCCAGCGTAACTGGGGCGTGCCGATTCCGTTCTTCCTGAACAAGGAAAGCGGCGAGCTGCATCCACGTACTGTCGAGCTGATGGAAGTGGTGGCCCAGCGTGTTGAACAAGAAGGCATCGAAGCCTGGTTCAAGCTGGACGCCGCCGAGCTGCTGGGCGACGAAGCGCCGCTGTACGACAAGATCAGCGACACCCTCGACGTGTGGTTCGACTCCGGTACCACCCACTGGCACGTATTGCGTGGTTCACACCCGATGGGTCACGAGACCGGCCCGCGTGCCGATCTGTACCTGGAAGGTTCCGACCAACACCGTGGCTGGTTCCACTCCTCGTTGCTGACCGGCTGCGCGATCGACGATCACGCCCCGTACCGCGAGCTGCTGACCCACGGTTTCACTGTCGACGAGAACGGTCGCAAGATGTCCAAGTCCTTGGGCAACGTGATCGCGCCGCAAAAGGTCAACGACACCCTCGGCGCCGACATCATGCGCCTGTGGGTTGCCTCTACCGATTATTCGGGCGAGATGGCCGTGTCCGAGCAGATCTTGCAGCGCAGCGCCGATGCGTACCGCCGGATCCGTAATACCGCACGTTTCATGCTCTCGAACCTGACCGGTTTCAACCCGGCCACCGACATCCTGCCGGCCGAGGAAATGCTCGCCCTGGACCGTTGGGCCGTGGACCGTACCCTGTTGCTGCAGCGCGAGCTGCAAGAGCACTACGGCGAATACCGCTTCTGGAACGTCTACTCGAAGATCCACAATTTCTGCGTGCAGGAGCTGGGTGGTTTCTACCTCGACATCATCAAGGACCGCCAGTACACCACTGGCGCCAACAGCAAGGCACGCCGTTCGGCGCAAACCGCGCTGTACCACATCTCTGAGGCGCTGGTGCGCTGGATCGCGCCGATCCTGGCGTTCACCGCCGATGAGCTGTGGGAATACCTGCCGGGCGAGCGTAACGAGTCCGTGATGCTCAACACCTGGTACGAAGGCCTGACCGAATTGCCGGCTGACTTCGAACTGGGCCGCGAGTACTGGGAAGGCGTAATGGCCGTCAAGGTTGCCGTGAACAAGGAGCTGGAAGTGCAGCGCGCGGCGAAGGCTGTAGGCGGCAACCTGCAGGCCGAAGTCACGCTGTTTGCCGAGGAAGGCCTGACCGCCGACCTGGCCAAGTTGAGTAACGAACTGCGCTTCGTCTTGATCACGTCCACCGCCAGCTTGGCACCGTTTACTCAGGCTCCGG